The following are encoded together in the Diabrotica undecimpunctata isolate CICGRU chromosome 7, icDiaUnde3, whole genome shotgun sequence genome:
- the Gp210 gene encoding nuclear pore membrane glycoprotein 210 produces MANQIKIVHFIVKLILISTTINSFKLNVPRVLLPIFNEFAINFTIEATEGACYKWGTTRNDIIQVLPIDEQPETKCSSKVQISAVTKEKIRNMAIVLAEDVSTGQTLRCDVIVDAIHELRIKTTTKELFMEEAPEDFEVKAYDDQGNEFSSLEGIEFEWSILSLAENKEPILQYIPFENSPYKAPAAIESLEKMFKKGHMVLLEGVKSGTVKVSVRLPLEEYEHLPACEVQLMVVANIIIVPSDVYIMVGDTITFQFFYLKNGRMEEIDLYISQYHLKVENEAVATCTDKLGSVTGVKVGDTKIRLQDVNLSEDNHLSKLPEANLHVVKPDYMLLNILPHKNWAILVADHYEISAELYTADDHKIYIGEAVLIQINLSLDFAVIERSSNGSWILGYGMKPTIAPVQASLESIVNDKIGVISFDKSITAKSDLMIYPRISINPSEVMLPWDSVIRPTYEVTLTATGGDGRFMWTSTNNSIGMVSQSGVVRTLSNGVFEVAAIMLRNHYNRANTKIFILPPSRLEIIEFLMETEIGSSIHLYIALYAEQEKNGQLINVPFTQCQDLPFQVKLSDSKFQINKTDSLSTVGVSCGNIVLDALEIGTSKVTVTYFHNGRALEDSVSVTAFKALTIMEPKADIVLAVGTSTNIIYMGGPRPSLKHSNGFQPLVVSDDETIATVEDITMSHTIGVEYTVVRVVCLKIGETNAKMQIQNNHVTSNSQLQTHVVQTRISCANPREIILQPEIKVADTNICPLDLESSYVIVHSNTTITIDVSVYDESGLKFLNITSLSLVWNIYPPGNAKIKQPDGLFENNLEFSGVPIAFRMYQILETTVEKGTMTVNVSISGYNKSMLKSNAIQVEYPPYITLDDKNFPIYSLRLYLVQDAVISPNYIKIFNHPGNKVTVSVDQGSGFFELAMNTNDIVTAHYSETDRTIEVSPIKSGEVTVQVIDLCLVSRPTYLVVNVISVGIIRIEMVDKVEIRKCINAVVRLYDENDNLMDLSDNNIINLRPYLKDNIANIYLSDKNPDQPWGFGETHYTITGVEVGDTKLLFLAKGNEDIYSAPVNLQVFEPLSLSPKNGSIIINSNVQIVSKGGPSSDVKLVFETTSKALKVSEQGVITGKFLGPAVVFGRAVGVHPFTGQSIIYAEDHVDIQVVKLTGVKILAPLTRFKLGVIVPFWAWGIPNISPMILGAFEDPPIMFKWDVDDKLMLDLSGIFHPIGVFKKKLHRIAIKVQGIQVGKTKLFVHANVPGITCNVKNLDSVTLSAWIEVEVIPEFILTKPKSFPATPLLIAPFSELQLNTNIHEILDTEISYVLLEDRLLSTQSELDYFSNTNEVLVSISKTGLLKSYGILGQTWLVVTGIDKLGLKQRLSIVVEVKAIQYMNLVVNANWRIHSDSPLRTVPLGTEFVLRATFHDDMGNTFNAGPKDLHLRTSRCDLIKIEKSNEDAAVIIQTKQAGSTVIKGWAEGIQQTADYLKVQAEQSVRPFFDSLTSGDIICLWTPVVNEYNMPGTWKSNDDSLMYINPALDIGFVGKKEGVVVLTHSLLKGAPIYIQIHVVSEIEFLESPHTVLTNAELDTVIRVPLVLQNEKTVGIKTNNLIQGWRCRTDVRKLVRPTGFKCFIEFSNSTLPIKINQLFNVTTSWVPDTGQYACKIINLGVIGPDISMLKTDVIMWATTEDSDKSSKKITIKFLPGVYLPHEIILDGSLVGKFLIIGLPEVLDQIEVHAADKSILYIASASAINSSVLEYKVNLIDYHWRLENLEEAMGIFVISPITKQEIKVLVKVAGDLQHNICASGRSHMWSFLQTYKYALGMTTLLILIFYLTFYFYSTYMQPIVHVNVPASSMLPSNLQASTQVSCRIPSPCAALRAQLESRQCAAHQLAINRRTPIDQVRFSPRYGNNALTTSTCHNANCPGRWM; encoded by the coding sequence ATGGCTAACCAAATTAAAATTGTACATTTTATTGTCAAATTGATTCTAATAAGTACAACGATAAACTCTTTTAAATTAAACGTACCGCGAGTTTTACTACCAATATTCAATGAGTTCGCTATAAATTTTACTATAGAAGCTACAGAAGGAGCCTGTTACAAATGGGGTACAACAAGAAACGATATTATACAAGTCCTTCCTATAGACGAACAACCTGAAACAAAATGTTCAAGTAAAGTTCAAATTAGTGCCGTTACTAAAGAGAAAATAAGAAATATGGCAATTGTGTTAGCCGAAGATGTGAGTACAGGGCAAACGCTCAGATGCGATGTAATTGTAGACGCCATACACGAGTTGCGCATTAAAACAACGACAAAAGAACTATTTATGGAGGAAGCACCTGAAGATTTTGAAGTTAAAGCTTACGATGATCAAGGTAACGAATTTTCGTCTCTTGAAGGAATTGAGTTTGAATGGAGTATACTTTCCTTGGCAGAAAACAAAGAACCGATTTTGCAATATATACCTTTCGAAAATTCTCCATACAAAGCTCCCGCTGCTATAGAATCTTTAGAGAAGATGTTTAAAAAGGGTCATATGGTATTATTAGAAGGAGTAAAAAGTGGAACAGTGAAAGTTTCTGTTCGTTTACCACTTGAGGAATATGAACATCTACCAGCGTGTGAGGTACAACTCATGGTAGTGGCTAATATAATAATAGTCCCATCAGATGTTTATATTATGGTTGGCGACACTAtaacttttcaatttttttatttaaaaaatggtagaATGGAAGAAATAGATTTATATATATCTCAATACCATCTTAAGGTAGAAAATGAAGCGGTAGCAACTTGTACAGATAAACTTGGGTCCGTTACTGGTGTAAAAGTAGGAGATACCAAGATTCGACTGCAAGACGTCAACTTAAGTGAAGATAATCATTTGTCTAAATTGCCAGAAGCAAATCTGCATGTAGTAAAACCAGATtatatgttattaaatattttacctCACAAAAATTGGGCTATTCTAGTTGCAGATCACTACGAAATTTCAGCTGAACTGTATACAGCAGATGATCACAAAATCTATATTGGAGAAGCCGTTCTAATTCAGATAAATCTCTCCCTAGATTTTGCTGTAATTGAAAGATCTTCTAATGGTAGCTGGATTTTAGGTTATGGTATGAAACCAACAATAGCCCCAGTACAAGCATCGCTGGAGTCTATAGTCAATGATAAAATAGGAGTTATTTCATTTGACAAATCCATTACCGCTAAAAGTGATCTAATGATATATCCCCGAATATCTATCAATCCATCAGAGGTTATGCTACCATGGGATTCAGTTATACGACCTACCTACGAGGTAACATTAACTGCCACCGGAGGTGATGGAAGATTTATGTGGACAAGTACTAATAATTCCATTGGTATGGTTAGTCAATCTGGTGTAGTAAGAACTCTATCAAATGGTGTTTTTGAAGTAGCTGCTATTATGTTACGCAATCACTACAATAGGGCCAACACAAAAATTTTTATCTTACCTCCATCTCGTCTTGAAATTATAGAATTTTTAATGGAGACTGAAATTGGTTCTTCGATTCACTTATATATAGCACTTTATGCTGAGCAAGAAAAGAATGGCCAGCTTATAAATGTACCTTTTACACAGTGTCAAGATTTACCATTTCAAGTTAAACTCTCTGattcaaaatttcaaattaacaaaACAGATTCACTATCAACAGTAGGAGTTTCCTGTGGTAACATAGTATTAGATGCTTTGGAAATAGGTACAAGTAAGGTAACAGTAACATATTTTCATAACGGCAGAGCACTAGAAGATTCCGTAAGTGTAACTGCATTTAAAGCTCTAACCATTATGGAACCAAAAGCTGATATTGTCTTAGCTGTAGGTACAAGTACAAATATTATTTACATGGGAGGTCCTCGACCTAGTTTAAAACACTCGAATGGATTTCAACCTCTTGTGGTTAGTGATGATGAAACTATCGCAACTGTTGAAGATATTACAATGTCGCACACAATCGGAGTAGAATATACTGTTGTAAGAGTAGTATGTCTAAAAATTGGGGAAACAAATGCTAAAATGCAGATACAAAACAATCATGTAACTTCAAATTCACAGCTTCAGACACATGTTGTACAAACAAGAATTTCTTGTGCTAACCCAAGAGAAATTATTCTGCAACCTGAAATAAAAGTAGCTGACACAAACATTTGTCCCTTGGATTTAGAATCAAGCTACGTCATTGTACATAGCAACACAACTATCACTATTGATGTTTCAGTTTACGACGAGTCAGGCcttaagtttttaaatataaccaGTTTGTCTCTTGTTTGGAACATCTACCCTCCAGGAAACGCCAAAATTAAACAACCAGATGgactttttgaaaataatttagaatttagtGGTGTTCCAATCGCATTTAGAATGTATCAAATCCTTGAGACAACAGTGGAGAAAGGCACCATGACTGTTAACGTTTCCATCTCAGGTTACAACAAATCAATGTTAAAGTCTAATGCTATTCAAGTAGAGTATCCTCCATATATAACCTTAGACGATAAAAATTTCCCAATATATTCTCTGCGACTCTACTTGGTACAAGATGCTGTCATTTCACCAAATTATATAAAGATTTTTAACCATCCTGGAAACAAAGTGACTGTTTCTGTTGATCAAGGCTCCGGTTTCTTCGAACTGGCTATGAATACTAATGATATAGTTACTGCTCATTATTCTGAAACTGATAGAACTATAGAAGTTTCACCTATTAAATCAGGTGAAGTAACAGTCCAGGTCATAGATTTATGTTTGGTGTCCAGGCCGACCTATTTGGTAGTAAACGTTATATCTGTAGGAATAATAAGGATTGAAATGGTCGATAAGGTAGAGATACGAAAGTGCATCAACGCAGTTGTTAGATTATATGATGAAAACGACAATCTAATGGATCTTTCAGATAATAACATAATTAACTTGAGACCTTATCTAAAAGATAACATTGCAAACATTTATTTATCAGACAAAAATCCAGACCAACCCTGGGGCTTTGGTGAAACTCATTATACGATTACAGGTGTTGAAGTAGGTGACACAAAGCTATTATTTCTAGCAAAAGGCAACGAAGATATATATAGTGCACCTGTAAATCTACAAGTTTTTGAACCTCTTAGTTTATCGCCTAAAAATGGATCAATTATTATCAACTCAAATGTACAAATTGTTTCCAAAGGAGGACCATCATCAGATGTAAAATTAGTTTTTGAAACGACCTCCAAAGCTTTAAAAGTTTCCGAGCAGGGTGTTATCACCGGAAAATTTCTTGGACCAGCTGTGGTATTTGGCAGAGCAGTAGGAGTACATCCATTTACAGGACAAAGCATTATTTATGCAGAAGATCATGTAGACATACAAGTTGTTAAATTAACTGGTGTAAAGATACTAGCTCCACTCACCAGATTTAAACTTGGGGTAATTGTACCATTTTGGGCGTGGGGCATTCCAAATATCTCACCGATGATATTAGGAGCATTCGAAGATCCACCAATTATGTTTAAATGGGATGTAGATGATAAGCTAATGTTGGACTTAAGTGGTATTTTTCATCCTATTGGAGTTTTCAAGAAAAAACTACATAGGATAGCAATCAAAGTCCAAGGAATTCAAGTAGGAAAAACAAAATTGTTTGTTCATGCTAACGTTCCTGGTATCACTTGTAATGTTAAAAACTTGGACTCTGTGACACTGTCGGCTTGGATCGAAGTAGAAGTAATACCAGAATTTATACTGACAAAACCAAAAAGTTTTCCAGCAACTCCATTACTGATAGCTCCATTTTCTGAGCTACAATTAAACACTAATATACACGAAATATTAGACACTGAAATTTCTTATGTATTACTGGAAGATCGTTTATTATCGACACAATCTGAATTGGATTATTTCTCAAATACAAATGAAGTTTTGGTTTCCATTTCAAAAACAGGTCTTCTAAAGTCCTATGGAATCTTAGGACAAACTTGGTTAGTTGTAACAGGTATTGATAAACTGGGTCTCAAACAACGATTGTCTATAGTTGTTGAAGTTAAAGCTATTCAGTATATGAATCTTGTTGTAAATGCAAATTGGCGCATTCATTCTGATAGTCCACTTCGAACAGTACCGCTAGGAACTGAATTTGTGTTAAGAGCTACATTTCACGATGATATGGGCAATACGTTTAATGCTGGACCGAAAGATCTACACTTAAGAAccagtcgctgtgatttaattaaGATTGAAAAGAGTAATGAAGATGCTGCTGTAATTATTCAAACCAAACAAGCAGGATCCACTGTAATAAAAGGTTGGGCTGAAGGCATTCAACAAACTGCGGATTATTTAAAAGTACAGGCAGAACAATCAGTACGACCATTCTTCGACAGTCTAACTAGTGGAGATATTATCTGCTTATGGACCCCGGTAGTCAATGAATACAATATGCCTGGTACGTGGAAAAGTAATGATGATTCTTTGATGTACATCAATCCAGCTTTAGATATTGGTTTTGTCGGTAAAAAAGAAGGAGTTGTTGTTTTGACGCATTCTTTACTAAAAGGAGCCCCTATTTACATTCAGATACATGTCGTCAGCGAAATTGAGTTTTTGGAATCTCCACATACAGTCTTAACTAATGCGGAACTTGATACTGTAATAAGGGTTCCGCTAGTGCTTCAAAATGAAAAGACTGTGGGTATCAAAACCAATAATTTAATTCAAGGTTGGAGATGTAGAACAGATGTTCGAAAATTAGTAAGACCAACAGGCTTTAAATGTTTTATTGAGTTTTCTAACTCAACTCTGCCAATTAAGATAAATCAATTGTTCAACGTAACCACCAGTTGGGTTCCAGATACTGGCCAGTATGCATGCAAAATAATTAATCTTGGTGTAATTGGGCCTGATATATCTATGCTCAAAACTGACGTAATTATGTGGGCTACAACTGAAGATAGTGATAAGTCTTCTAAAAAAATTACGATAAAATTTTTACCTGGAGTATATTTGCCACATGAAATCATATTAGATGGTAGTTTAGTaggtaaatttttaataattggaTTACCAGAAGTTTTAGACCAAATAGAGGTTCACGCAGCGGATAAAAGTATTTTGTATATTGCTTCTGCCAGTGCCATCAACTCATCAGTCTTAGAATACAAAGTAAATTTAATTGATTATCATTGGAGATTGGAAAATCTCGAAGAAGCCATGGGAATATTTGTCATTTCTCCAATAACTAAACAAGAAATAAAGGTTCTTGTAAAAGTAGCAGGCGATTTGCAGCACAACATATGCGCATCTGGAAGATCTCATATGTGGTCTTTCTTACAAACCTATAAATATGCTCTTGGTATGACCACATTGCTGATATTAATTTTCTATTTAACCTTCTACTTCTACTCTACTTATATGCAACCCATTGTTCACGTTAACGTTCCTGCTAGTTCTATGCTACCTAGCAACCTTCAAGCATCTACGCAGGTGTCCTGTAGAATACCAAGTCCCTGCGCTGCTCTTCGAGCACAATTGGAATCTCGTCAATGTGCAGCCCATCAGCTTGCAATCAACAGAAGAACACCTATAGACCAAGTTAGATTTTCACCAAGATATGGAAATAACGCCCTTACGACATCAACCTGTCATAATGCAAATTGCCCTGGCAGATGGATGTGA